A portion of the Lolium rigidum isolate FL_2022 chromosome 1, APGP_CSIRO_Lrig_0.1, whole genome shotgun sequence genome contains these proteins:
- the LOC124661415 gene encoding B-box zinc finger protein 32-like, producing MEAAAAQGMRCALCGAGADVHCAADAAFLCAPCDAEVHGANFLASRHRRTRASAPKGRQDDDDASATSSTSCLSTADSATTAAMPPQRGRVTKPSKTRRARGEAVLEVWAKRMGILPPGAARRVAAAAARALQDAPRMPLRVAMAAALWREVAAHGVHKATGDALRRLEACARVPARLVLAVASSVGRAAALDTKEGWGECA from the coding sequence atggaggccgccgccgcccaagggATGCGCTGCGCGCTGTGCGGCGCGGGCGCGGACGTGCACTGCGCCGCCGACGCGGCGTTCCTCTGCGCGCCCTGCGACGCCGAGGTGCACGGCGCCAACTTCCtcgcctcgcgccaccgccgcacgCGCGCATCCGCGCCCAAGGGTCgccaggacgacgacgacgcgtccGCGACGTCCTCGACCTCCTGCTTGTCCACGGCCGACTCCGCGACGACGGCGGCCATGCCACCGCAGCGAGGCCGGGTGACAAAGCCCTCGAAGacgcggcgcgcgcgcggcgaggcagtgctcgaggTGTGGGCCAAGCGGATGGGCATCCTCCCGCCGGGTGCGGCGCGGCGTGTCGCAgcggcggccgcgcgcgcgctcCAGGACGCGCCACGCATGCCGCTGCgcgtcgcgatggcggccgcgCTCTGGCGGGAGGTGGCGGCGCACGGCGTCCACAAGGCTACCGGCGACGCGCTCCGGCGGCTGGAGGCGTGCGCGCGCGTACCAGCAAGGCTTGTCCTCGCGGTGGCGTCGTCGGTGGGGCGAGCGGCCGCCCTGGACACCAAGGAGGGCTGGGGCGAGTGCGCGTGA